A genomic stretch from Anomalospiza imberbis isolate Cuckoo-Finch-1a 21T00152 chromosome 9, ASM3175350v1, whole genome shotgun sequence includes:
- the C9H1orf210 gene encoding type III endosome membrane protein TEMP, translated as MAPTCLLCWVCSLLCVWSVVMGHPCSLDHQGWANCSGKSLQHAPSSLPRNITRLDLSFNSLVMPHHRTLLKHFPSLHSLNLSSNAKLMLSPAVFSNLGALRLLDLSSCSITYIHMDTFKGLGNLHTLLLRNNSLQELDVPFLLPLKALFHLDLQHNALVSVDTWSLQLMETVPQVHLEGNPWVCDCSVHPLQQWLRRRRAVQVTCVSPPALRGQEIAALDSQDLGCQIKQRFARGLSTAQPITVTENNTTALPAGKGGRSWPYLVGFLVTAIGISILIALAAKCKLVHKNFASYRHRPLPEISSIGGSRMEDSSSWDRGSCGSHSITDAADLQAEDDDGFIEDNYIQPSEQLPTKEERELHRSV; from the exons ATGGCTcctacctgcctgctctgctgggtCTGTAGCCTCCTCTGCGTCTGGTCAGTGGTGATGGGACACCCCTGCAGCCTTGACCACCAG GGTTGGGCCAACTGCAGTGGGAAGAGCCTTCAGCATGCTCCAAGTTCCCTTCCAAGAAACATCACCCGTTTGGACCTCTCCTTCAACTCCTTGGTCATGCCCCATCACAGGACTCTCTTGAAgcatttcccttctctgcaCTCTCTCAACCTCTCCAGCAATGCCAAGCTCATGCTGAGCCCAGCAGTCTTCTCCAACCTCGGGGCGCTGCGTCTGCTGGacctgagcagctgcagcatcaCCTACATCCACATGGACACTTTCAAGGGCCTGGGAAACTTGCACACACTGCTTCTAAGAAACAACAGCTTACAGGAGCTTGATGTCCCTTTCCTTTTGCCACTGAAAGCTCTTTTCCACCTGGACCTGCAGCACAATGCACTGGTCTCTGTGGACACTTGGAGCCTGCAGCTGATGGAGACAGTCCCACAGGTCCATCTGGAAGGGAACCCCTGGGTCTGCGACTGCAGCGTGCACCCTCTGCAGCAGTGGCTGCGGCGCAGACGAG CTGTGCAGGTGACCTGCGTGTCGCCCCCGGCGCTGAGGGGCCAGGAGATCGCAGCTCTGGATTCTCAGGACCTGGGCTGCCAGATTAAGCAGCGGTTTGCTCGtgggctcagcacagcacagccgATCACAGTGACTGAGAACAACA CCACTGCACtgccagctgggaaagggggaaggagctggCCATACCTGGTGGGATTCCTAGTGACGGCGATTGGCATCTCCATCCTGATTGCACTGGCTGCCAAGTGCAAGCTCGTCCACAAGAACTTCGCCAGCTACCGCCACCGGCCGCTGCCTGAAATCAGCTCCATCGGAGGCAGCCGCATGGAGGAtagcagcagctgggacaggggctcctgtgggagCCATTCCATAACTGATGCTGCTGACCTGCAAGCTGAGGATGATGATGGCTTCATCGAGGACAACTACATCCAGCCCAGTGAGCAGCTGCCAACAAAAGAGGAACGGGAGTTGCATCGCTCCGTCTGA
- the TIE1 gene encoding tyrosine-protein kinase receptor Tie-1 gives MGLQLYLLLLFPHLAGAILDITLIANVQSLSHSDFFLSCVVGEHDVSYLQIERENKIVMTHPKMGFQNYRNRSNQVQARGFSKADLVGILYCLGRTPTEQAQVVYVHNSHNAHLFPVKATQSVNVAEVATFSARILKRKETDVMWKRNGTYYQTTDRGEVQDDHVVLTLPNVSVSENGVYSATFMGDSPLWSAFYRLIVRACPAMKWGPSCEKDCPDCLNGGICHDHVGECICPPGFMGTRCERACREGQFGRNCQETCQRAQGCRGLSFCLLDPYGCSCASGWSGSRCDQACPSGFYGPDCALECTCQNGGSCNRFSGCVCPAGWHGQHCEKSDRFPQIIQLASELEFNLGSEPIISCVAIGNPLPTRDSVELRKADGTVLKVIKTIIEPKQITCEFEARHLTKADTGLWECRVSTTGGQDSRKVKVNIRVPPVPLSAPRLLAKQSRQLVVSPVDSFSGDGPITSIKLFYKPKDDNSAWSSIVVDNSENITLMNLRPVTAYIVKVQLSRPGAGGEGSKGPEAIMVTDCLEPTVKPVIEGWSIEEKNMLHVNWKLPSNHEPAHGFIVHLFDSARRLVSEKNVTSISVLSARIGDLEFNKEYRLEVLVYHCTSLGPPSDPYKVMINSKGPSSPQLLSAEPVSDTAVRLSWQVPEYPNGGITKYIVELQQVGSTSEPQWIDTDSGAETTKIIGGLNSSTSYQFRVRANSHVPGEWSLPMKAKTLGDGVLSVPPSLGSQSTEQAGTDQQLLLAIVGSVSVTCFTILFALLALFLIKKNFFHRRRTFTYQSGSGEETILQFNSGTLTLTRRPKPQPEPLSYPILEWEDIKFEDMIGEGNFGQVIRAMIKKDGLKMNAAIKMLKEFASENDHRDFAGELEVLCKLGHHPNIINLLGACENKGYLYIAIEYAPYGNLLDFLRKSRVLETDPAFAKEHGTASTLTSQQLLQFASDVAKGMQYLSEKQFIHRDLAARNILVGENLASKIADFGLSRGEEVYVKKTMGRLPVRWMAIESLNYSVYTTKSDVWSFGVLLWEIVSLGGTPYCGMTCAELYEKLPQGYRMEKPRNCDDEVYELMRQCWRDRPYERPPFAQISMQLIRMLEARKAYVNMALFENFTYAGIDATAEEA, from the exons ATGGGACTCCAGCTTTATCTTCTACTTCTCTTCCCACATCTGGCAG GGGCCATCCTGGACATCACCCTGATTGCCAACGTGCAGAGCCTGTCCCATTCCGACTTCTTCCTCTCCTGTGTCGTGGGGGAGCATGACGTGAGCTACCTGCAGATCGAGCGGGAGAACAAGATCGTGATGACACACCCCAAAATGGGCTTCCAAAACTACCGCAACCGCAGCAACCAAGTCCAGGCCAGGGGCTTCTCCAAGGCTGACCTGGTGGGGATCCTCTACTGCCTGGGGCGCACCCCGACCGAGCAGGCCCAGGTGGTCTATGTGCACAACAGCCACAACG CCCACCTCTTCCCAGTGAAGGCCACACAATCTGTGAATGTTGCCGAGGTGGCCACCTTCTCTGCCAGGATCCTCAAGAGGAAGGAGACAGATGTTATGTGGAAAAGAAACG GCACCTACTACCAAACCACGGACCGGGGTGAGGTGCAGGATGACCATGTCGTCCTGACACTCCCCAATGTCAGTGTCAGCGAAAACGGTGTCTACAGTGCCACGTTCATGGGGGACAGCCCTCTGTGGAGTGCCTTCTACCGCCTCATTGTGAGAG CCTGCCCTGCAATGAAATGGGGACCATCCTGTGAGAAGGACTGTCCCGACTGTCTGAACGGCGGCATCTGCCACGACCACGTTGGCGAATGCATCTGTCCTCCAGGGTTCATGGGCACCCGCTGTGAGAGAG CCTGCCGGGAAGGCCAGTTTGGCCGCAACTGCCAGGAGACGTGCCagagagcccagggctgccggGGGCTGAGCTTCTGCCTTCTTGACCCCTacggctgctcctgtgcctcgGGCTGGAGTGGCTCCCGCTGCGACCAAG cctgtcctTCAGGATTCTACGGCCCTGACTGTGCTCTGGAGTGCACTTGCCAAAATGGAGGCAGCTGTAACCGCTTCAGTGGCTGTGTCTGCCCTGCAGGCTGGCATGGGCAGCACTGTGAGAAGTCAG ACCGGTTTCCCCAGATCATCCAACTGGCCTCAGAGCTGGAGTTCAACCTGGGCTCAGAGCCCATCATCAGCTGCGTGGCCATTGGCAACCCACTGCCCACCAGGGACAGCGTGGAGCTGCGCAAGGCTGATGGCACCGTGCTCAAG GTCATCAAAACCATCATCGAGCCAAAGCAGATCACCTGCGAGTTTGAGGCGCGGCACCTGACAAAGGCGGACACGGGGCTCTGGGAGTGCCGGGTCTCCACGACCGGGGGCCAGGACAGTCGGAAAGTCAAGGTCAATATCCGAG tgccaccagtgcccttGAGCGCTCCCCGGCTCTTGGCCAAGCAGAGTCGCCAGCTGGTGGTGTCACCTGTGGATAGCTTCTCTGGTGACGGACCCATCACCTCTATCAAGCTCTTCTACAAGCCCAAGGATGACAATTCAGCATGGTCATCCATTGTAG TCGACAACAGTGAGAACATCACCCTCATGAACCTCCGGCCAGTGACTGCCTACATCGTCAAGGTGCAGCTGAGCCGGCCAGGGGCTGGTGGGGAGGGCAGCAAGGGTCCTGAAGCCATCATGGTGACTGACTGCCTTG AGCCCACAGTCAAGCCTGTGATCGAAGGCTGGTCcatagaagagaaaaatatgctTCATGTCAACTGGAAGTTGCCAAGCAACCATGAGCCAGCACATGGGTTCATTGTCCACCTCTTCGACTCTGCAAGGCGGTTGGTCTCTGAGAAAAATGTCACGTCCATCTCTGTGCTCTCTGCCCGCATCGGGGACTTGGAGTTTAACAAGGAGTACaggctggaggtgctggtgtACCACTGCACCAGCCTGGGGCCACCCTCTGACCCCTATAAGGTCATGATCAACAGTAAAG GGCCCTCCTCCCCGCAGTTGCTCTCGGCAGAGCCCGTGTCCGACACTGCTGTCAGGCTCTCCTGGCAGGTGCCCGAGTACCCCAACGGGGGCATCACCAAGTACATCgtggagctgcagcaggtggGGAGCACCAGTGAACCCCAGTGGATTGACACCGACAGCGGCGCTGAGACCACCAAGATCATTGGGGGCCTCAATTCCAGCACCAGCTACCAGTTTCGTGTCCGTGCCAACTCCCATGTTCCAGGGGAATGGAGCCTGCCCATGAAAGCCAAGACCCTCGGGGATG GAGTGCTGAGCGTGCcgcccagcctgggcagccagAGCACTGAGCAGGCGGGAACagaccagcagctgctcttggCCATTGTTGGCTCTGTGTCCGTCACTTGCTTCACCATCCTGTTTGCTCTCCTGGCACTTTTCCTCAtcaagaagaattttttccacCGGCGCCGCACCTTTACGTACCAGTCTGGCTCG GGGGAAGAGACCATCTTACAGTTCAACTCAGGGACCCTGACCCTGACACGCCGGCCCAAGCCACAGCCTGAGCCCCTCAGCTACCCCATCCTGGAGTGGGAAGACATCAAGTTTGAGGACATGATTGGGGAGGGCAATTTTGGGCAGGTAATCAGGGCCATGATCAAAAAGGACGGCCTGAAAATGAATGCAGCCATCAAGATGCTGAAAG AGTTTGCTTCAGAGAATGACCATCGGGACTTTGCcggggagctggaggtgctgtgCAAACTGGGCCATCACCCCAACATCATCAACTTGCTGGGTGCCTGTGAGAACAAGG GCTACCTGTACATTGCCATTGAATATGCTCCATATGGAAACCTCCTCGACTTCCTCCGCAAAAGCCGAGTCTTGGAGACAGACCCAGCCTTTGCCAAGGAGCACGGCACTGCCTCCACCCTcacatcccagcagctcctccagttTGCTTCAGACGTGGCCAAGGGGATGCAGTACCTGAGTGAGAAGCAG TTCATTCACAGGGACCTGGCAGCAAGAAACATTCTGGTGGGAGAAAACCTGGCCTCCAAAATTGCTGACTTTGGCCTCTCCAGAGGGGAGGAGGTCTATGTGAAGAAGACAATG GGCCGTTTGCCAGTTCGCTGGATGGCCATCGAGTCCCTCAACTACAGTGTGTACACCACCAAGAGCGATGT GTGGTCATTCGGTGTCCTGCTCTGGGAGATTGTCAGCTTGG GGGGGACACCGTACTGCGGGATGACGTGCGCTGAGCTCTATGAGAAGCTGCCCCAGGGATACCGCATGGAGAAGCCGCGCAACTGCGACGACGAGGT GTACGAGCTGATGCGGCAGTGCTGGCGCGACCGCCCCTACGAGCGCCCACCCTTCGCCCAGATCTCCATGCAGCTCATCCGCATGCTGGAGGCCAGGAAG GCCTATGTGAACATGGCCCTGTTCGAGAACTTCACCTACGCAGGGATTGATGCCACCGCCGAGGAGGCATGA